The nucleotide sequence AACACATCGGCACTTcaactaaaattttaattaagagAGTTTAAATGAACAATGACAAATCCTTGTCTGGAATTGTCATTGCTTTCGGCGGGGGACACTTGGAAAGCGATATGTTAAGTAAATTTTGAACCTCTTGAAGCGTTTATTGTccaaaagtaattaaaaaacagTTAGTAACTGCGCTATGAAGCGCCCAAGGAGGTGCAAATAGCCTTCAGTTACAATCAGCCCGCAAACCGAAGCTGCTAACAATAAAGTTGACAAAGCAAATTGCCTGAAAATTAACTCCGGATAGTTAGACCTGTGTAAAGGACAATGAAAATGCCATTAATCAAACAATTTCAAGGAAACTTTTGAAGGAACGAAGAAAACTGGAAAGCGTCTTCTATGAACTTTTTTCGATCAAAGAATTTTATCATCATAACTCGCAACTGCTGCTCctgatttctttatttgtgtTGCAAGGCTCATTAACAGTCTTTTCAGGGTCAAATCATGGTTAGACTGCATTCAACAAATTACCAACGCTTACTCTTTGAACTGGTTTAACTGTAATAAAACGAAGAATAGCTTCGGTGCATGAAACGTAATTTCTTTTCACAAGACCTCCAGAGGGAGCCGAAGCTCAACGCGGACCCATGGGTAGTTACATCAAAACAGATGATGGATAATTAACAGAGAAACCTTTAACAAAAGCGTACCACAACTCACTCCATTCTTCACTTATATTTTATTATCATCTCAgattgaaaggaaaatatcagacTATAAACCAGAGTTTTTGTACCGGCCTGGTTCAGTTATTTTGCTGATGGGTTACACAAGTTGCAGTTTTTATTGGAGGCTACCTGGCATTAAATAAGAGACTAAAAACTGATTAGGAGTGATCTAACAGTTTACACTTCTTTCAAAGGCTTGCATCTAGGAAACTATCTCCGTCTCTTAAATATATTATacattattttagttttaaactgAGCTAATGTCATCAGTAAGTCTTTTATACATAACGACAGAAATCATTGTAAATACTAGGAAGAATGCGGCGTAATACGAAGGAAGGAACGATACCTATGACGTGGTAATAAAAATTCCTGTCTGATACTGCGGAGTATCCAGTCtattagattaaaaaaattttaagttttgatcATATCTTCCCATGAAAATTAGCATACCTTctgggaaaataaaaaaaaatgtttaatctgTCTTTTATGAAAATCCGGCtttataaaaatgaaatggTCAAAAGCCATTTACTTATTGCTAATTTGATACAAAACTGAGTTCGATATCCATtgcaatccctttttttttttttttttcattgacttCTATTTTACTTCGTCGACGTATCAATTATTGTCGACAGTCGTTATATACACATGTTTCTGTGTTTATAAATTATCCATCATGGCAATGCACgtgcaatttttaaaactgagaTCTGTTCCACGTTGTGGTCACCTTGGTGAAGAAGCCAAGACCGATGGCAGCAGCACTGGACACGATCTTATGGTTGACCTTGACCATTCGCTAAGAAATTCGCCTCAGTTGTGTCTTACGACGGAAGCAATCTAACATCAGTTTAGCTTCAGGGATTCTGAGCATTTGTTACTTCCTCCTCCTCCCTTCTTTTACCGACATCCACATCCATCTACCACCATATCCTGGTAATTTTTAAGCACCACTTTGGTGTGCTCGTTCACGAAAAGCATACTGATGGGATTCAGCGTTGTGGGCACGCAGCAGGCACGTGGCACAGCGTCTGCATTTACACTGTTTACAAGGGTCTGTACAATGGCATGATTTGTGGTGTTCAAGTGATCTGCGATTGGAAAGGGACAGTCTCCATTGCAATAAAATGCCGGGTATCCGGGAGGAGCAACGATCCAGTCATTCCACCCAACCTCTACAAAGTCAACATATAGAGGGAGCCTTTGACAGTAGGTGCTGTCTTTCGCCATACGGTTTCCTGTGCTCCGTCGACTTCTTCGTTTACGACGGCGATAGACGTGTTGTGTCCCATCGTGGCTGAACGTGACCAGAAGTGGTTTAGTGTCTTTTGTCGCTCTTTTGTCAGCGCTCATGTGAACTTTTGGAGATTCATCAGTGGTGACAAGACGCACCTCAAGGCCAAAATTCTCATCGGGATTAAGTGCCCAATGTTGAACTGCTGGTTTAATGTCAAAAATTTCTATTCCATGACCAGCCGTTCTTCTCGTGTCTATCAAACGAGTTATAGCCGGATGCCCAGCTGTTTGCGGTAACATCACTTGATGAATGTCCACAAGTTGTTGGACTACTGGAGCGGTTTCGTTGGAGTGATTCTTTCCGCCTGAAAACGTCAAACGAAGTTCTGCTGCTGTCAGGGTTTCTTGACTGGGAAGAGAACGAATGTCAAAGAAGAGGTTCCATCGGTTTGTCGGCAATCCTGACATTGGAACAGGCAGATGGTCACCTTTtgtacaaacaaaaataaacagagTTAACACTTGTTTTCGCAGAGGGAACACAGCCGGTGGGAAACACTCGTAACACTGCATTGGTCCTAGATATGTCACGTTTACAAAGGACAGGTTGCCAACCAAAATATTATATCTCTAGTGCCAAATTATCACCCACTCACCTTCATGATCAAATGCCCGGATGGTATTGGCAAAGGTCCATTTCCCCTTGTTTCTAAAATTGGTAGAAATCCATTCTGGATCATTGATGTGATTGTGATACAAGTCGAGCATATACTGAGGTACTTTatctttttctccctttcttAGTCTGGGGCGGGATTGTAAGCCCATCTTTTGCAACATGGCTTGTTCTGCTCCTTTGAATAATTCCGAACGTATGTTGTCCTCAGAATGACTCAAAGAGAGGGATCTTACTTCTGCGCATATCGTTGCTCCAAAGAGTAAACACCACAGCTGAGCGATCAACATCTTTCGTTCCCAGCACGATCTCCTTGAGAGAACAGGAAACAAATTACATGAGTCAATTGCCAAGGCGATTGAATTTTTACGTTATCTGAATTTCGTCATTACATAAGTGTTTCCCAATGATTAGAAGGATTAAGTGGCCTTGGATGCTCAAGAATTATGACTTCCCGTATCGATCGTAACTCATCTATATACAGCTTTACCACGTAGTCCGTCCGATTACATCGAATAAAGTTACGCTTGAAACTTGTCGGGCAGATTTACCTGAATTAATAAAGTGATGCTCTTAACAACAGACGCTTCAATGCGCACTCGCCCAAGTTGTTCCACAGACAAATTCCCAGAGAACCTTAATCTCTGGATTCACAACAGTTTAAGATAAAAACCGAAGCACTTATATTGTATCACAGGAAGGCAAATTAAATAACTACCGTATCACGTTCCAATATTTGCTTTCTTTCCATAAAAAGCCCCACGGCGTATGTTGACCCCCGGAATGAGGATCATAGGGTCACTAGTGGAAGCTGCGGAGTGATTTAACAACACTCAACACCAAGCACTATCCCTTGCTTCAACTGTTGTAACCAAATTTATAAACAACACACGCGAAGACAATCGCACTGCCCAGGTGAGCTACAATGTAAAGAATTCATCAAAAACATTCATTGCCGACACGTTCTGTCTTCGGAAGAGGAAACGAAAGCATCTTT is from Pocillopora verrucosa isolate sample1 chromosome 7, ASM3666991v2, whole genome shotgun sequence and encodes:
- the LOC131784542 gene encoding bone morphogenetic protein 2-like isoform X2, giving the protein MLIAQLWCLLFGATICAEVRSLSLSHSEDNIRSELFKGAEQAMLQKMGLQSRPRLRKGEKDKVPQYMLDLYHNHINDPEWISTNFRNKGKWTFANTIRAFDHEGDHLPVPMSGLPTNRWNLFFDIRSLPSQETLTAAELRLTFSGGKNHSNETAPVVQQLVDIHQVMLPQTAGHPAITRLIDTRRTAGHGIEIFDIKPAVQHWALNPDENFGLEVRLVTTDESPKVHMSADKRATKDTKPLLVTFSHDGTQHVYRRRKRRSRRSTGNRMAKDSTYCQRLPLYVDFVEVGWNDWIVAPPGYPAFYCNGDCPFPIADHLNTTNHAIVQTLVNSVNADAVPRACCVPTTLNPISMLFVNEHTKVVLKNYQDMVVDGCGCR
- the LOC131784542 gene encoding bone morphogenetic protein 2-like isoform X1 — protein: MKSGPYTLADTKTQHFSLSVSDSSGSFYQILYSIRRRSCWERKMLIAQLWCLLFGATICAEVRSLSLSHSEDNIRSELFKGAEQAMLQKMGLQSRPRLRKGEKDKVPQYMLDLYHNHINDPEWISTNFRNKGKWTFANTIRAFDHEGDHLPVPMSGLPTNRWNLFFDIRSLPSQETLTAAELRLTFSGGKNHSNETAPVVQQLVDIHQVMLPQTAGHPAITRLIDTRRTAGHGIEIFDIKPAVQHWALNPDENFGLEVRLVTTDESPKVHMSADKRATKDTKPLLVTFSHDGTQHVYRRRKRRSRRSTGNRMAKDSTYCQRLPLYVDFVEVGWNDWIVAPPGYPAFYCNGDCPFPIADHLNTTNHAIVQTLVNSVNADAVPRACCVPTTLNPISMLFVNEHTKVVLKNYQDMVVDGCGCR